The genomic stretch ttcatgattttaatttttttttccattttccaaCTTTATGAATTTATCGGAACAAGGGAAGAAGATGGAGGGTCAAGGCACGTGCTAGATTTTCACAGGACATGAAAATCGGGCACGTGCCCTGCTTCTCCATCTTCTATCAACCACATTCCATCTGCTGCTGCACATTTAGATTCATCCATGAAGAAAAACTCAGTCTCACTACTATTCTTGATCACTTATGAAATAACGTGACATGATTTTATCATATATATAGAATGTTGAAAAGcaaatagtagtaattttttattgagttaagaaatttttaaaatatgcatatatataccACACACTCCAACAAGATCACCAGAAATTGTGCGatcaaatatattttattctatgTATATTTGTAAAGTGGTTTATGTCTTGAAAAAGTGGGTATTGGGAGTTTGGCTGCCAAAAAAGTAGTGAAAAATGATGATAAAAATGATCTGTACCATCACAGGGTGGCCACCCATTGCCACTATATTGATCTAATCATATATTATGTGCTGTAAATGTAATGCAACCAATCAAAAGTACTACAAAAAAGTTGTTTAAATTGGCTTATCAAATTAGATCTATTTTCAAGAAAATGGAGTGAGTTTGGTGAACCACATTAGTTTCATAATTTTTAAGTGACTGATTGTAAATGCAAATAAGTTATCCCGACCTAGAAGGCATTAGTACGAGTACATGTTATTTTCGTGATGAGATCATTACTCTACCACAAGTTTGGGCTTCATTGGATTTTTGGAGGATGCTCTATTGATGAGTAGGAGTTACATCTAGGGTCAGTTCGTCATCGGGGTTTGGGTCACGCTATTTGAGTTGTGAGTTAATCTGGTGCGAGATAATGTTACTCATGTGTTACATATCTTTAATTTCTGAatatgtttatatatttatagaaaatatggGTTCCTTAAGAAGAAAGTACACATTTTAACTTTCTGTAGGGCTAGGCTCGAATCCGAATGTTTAGGGTTATGAACAAATTTTTTATCCCAATAAAATTTCAGTTCAATTAGCCCAAATTCCGAGTAGGGATTATCCGAAATCCGATGAGCTGACTCAATTAACATCCGTACCTATATATATCTCATTTCACACTGCATACGACCCAACAAATCGACACGATATCAATGCAACACAATCATACACCACTATTTGACCAAAAAAGGCACATTTAACACGATCTAAAACTTTATTCAGGACGTCATTAAAACACAAGAACTACATATGATTCTCCCATCAACGACCTATTTAATTTCACACCGGAAGATAGCTCGGCGACCCAGGGACATACTCGGTCAAAATGCCCGACGACGACCGGATCCCTACAATCGGGAACCTCAGCACTCCCCCCGAGGGGTCCAAGCTGCACGAAGATGAAGGAAACGTCGCCTTGAGATAGCAAAGCTCAGGGTTGTTGAGCAATATATCTCTGGCGCCGAAGGAGAAGGTGTAGATTCCTAAACTACTTGTTGTGGTTGATTTGACCACTCTTTCGAATATCCAAATCCCACAAACAAACTCAACTTTTGCTTGTGGGATCACTGCATAAGTTCCTGCACTGGCTATGGAGGTGTTTGTGCAAGTCAAGACTCCTGCAAGAACAAGATTTATTTCCACTGTTTGGGCAGGAGATTGTGTGAAGCCTAGAGAGAGAAGAGCAATgagaagaaaagagagaaaggCCATTTTTGGATCCAATGTGGTTGAAGTTCATGCAGATTTATACAAAGGGGGTGACATATAATTTTTATTGATGTACTACTAATGGATTGTGTATTTTTGACCTATGTTATGTAGATTTTTAATTAGTGTATACATAGGTACTGCTGTATTTGTACTTTGATTTAAATTTCTTGAACTTGTGTTAGCCATAGGCAATGCTAGGAGATGAGCTGGGTGgtagtgtattttttttaattttgtggtcCTTAGCTAATAGGCATAGACTAGATTGAGAAAAATATAATCTTTATATTCAATTACAACAGCTTGTGTTGCATGTACAGAGTAGGAAACTTTACAAGTAAAGCAAAGGGCAAAAGGAAAACCACACTCTTTAAACTCTAAACAGACCAAAAATCCCACCTTATTTCCCTATTAAGTTTGCATGACAAAATGTTGAATCGAAAAAACGAGCGAAGATGGCTTTTCCTTCGTCGTTTCTTCTCATCACTCTCCTCTCGCTTGCACTCTCGCAAGCTTCTTCTCAAGCACTGTACAGCAATGCCACTCTAGCAGGCATTGTCACTTGTATCAACGCTTCTATAGCGGCTGTGAAGACGTACCCATTGGTCCCAGACGCACGGGTGGATGTTGTCTGTGGCGTCCTGTTTGTAGAGAAGGTGATCAAAACGGCACACACAAATCTTGAGGGGgtttattccttctctttcaaCGTAGCTGATACGGCCTTGCTCAGCGTCCCGCAgatgtgttaccttaaagttgCAATGCCAGACAACTCGTGTGTGTTTGATCCTTCTGGAGGTTTTGTGAAGCTTCCTATTGTTGTCGGCTTAAGATCGGGTTTAGGCATGGTGACCTACTTTATCCCGGGAGCCCCAAGTTACTCACGTCCGTAAATACCATTTCGTTCTACGCTATGCAGAGTTCACctgaaattagaaaaaaaaaaatcacccaACATACCATATGTGACAAATATATAGTATGTACTAAAGCAATTGCAAGCTGTTACAAATAACAAATATTCATGATTCTAAGCTTAAAAGCCTacatggaaaaataaaataaaaggaattGGTTTCTTGCAGCTCTTTTGCATTTTATATAAATGCATTGTAACAGCTTTTCATTACCTCAATGTTTCACACTAGAAATTGTCAATCTCAACCCGAAAGTTGGGCCCCGCGAGGCTCTGAAGTGCTTGGTTGTTGAAGACCACAGCTCGAACTTGTAATTCATCTTGGTCCTCTGCTATTGTCTTGGCAGACTCCACGACTGATTCGCTGCAATATTCCAAGTGAATTGATTGCATCCCACACGTTTCCCACACGCCTGGGGAACTGTTCTTCACTCGTTTCCCACACGCCTTTTTGGAAATGAGCTCGTTCCAATTTAAGCTTCTGAAGAAGAGGTAATGCACCTATGTTTTTTAGCATCTCTTCATTCACATCCCAATTGGAGTGGTGTGATCCCAAGCTCAACTTCTTAAGATAGTGTGGGAAGGTATTCCCTTTAACCTGCCACCAGTTAGTATAGGACTCTAGTGTATTCATGGACTCGAGATTTTGAAACTCTCCACTATGTATTGCCAATTTCTTTATGTTGGGGAAACTCAAATGCCAATCCAAATTCCAAAGATCAACTCCTTTGAGCGTTTGTAGTTCGTACATGATGACAACGTTTCCATTAGGAGGACGTTGTAGATGCAGTGCTCCTTTATAGGATTCAAAATGCCTAAGTTGAGGCATCatccaaaaacttgatgcaacAAAATTTGTAGAATGGAAAATGATCAGTGTGTGTAAATTCCAAAGAAAACTAACTGAAGAAGGGATACCATACATCCTCCCAACAAACTGAACTCCAACAGCAAGATACCGCGAGTTCACAAACTGGAACAGATCATCTAACAAATATTCATGGGTTCCATATCTATCTCTATCATAAGCTTTCAATGTCCTCAACAGTTTTGACTCAGGCATTGGAACAACTTCCAAGCTATGACATACAAGAGAACGAGCAAGCGGAACAGATCGTAAGGCCTCACAAGCCTCATCCTTTGTAGTGCCTCTGGGAATAATAACACAACGTTGCCTATTTGAGCCCTGAGACTTATGTTGCCATATCACATGATAAAACCCATCTTTCCCGGCTTCTCTGCAACAAAAGTCTCTCAATAGATCATGAACTTTGCAGTACTTTATGCATCCAGTCGATCTTAACTCGTGAACTAGAATGAGATTTCTATCAACTAGCTCAATTAAGTACTCTTTTGCACTCGTTTCCATGCTTTTCCCACTTATTGGTCTTAAAAGTCCTTCAGAAACCCACAACTTGACGAGTGTTGAGACACGAACTGTATGGTCTTCATCAAACACTCCCATGTATAGAAAACATGGCTTCAAATAAATTGGCAAATAACTGTAGCTTAGTTTCAGAATTTTCAAGCAAAAATCTTCATCAGCCGAATTCACTAACTACTGAACTTGAGTTTTTTCTTATTGATTCCCAGCCTTCTTAAGTGTGTTCCACCTTTTTCAAAACACCTCCCACCACAACAATTGCTAAAGGAAGTCCTCTGCAATTCTCTACAATTTTCTTCCCAATTTCCTCCAACTCAACTGGACAACTTTCCTTCCCAAACACAGAGTTGGAGAATAGATCCCAGCTACTAACCTCATCTAATAACTTCAATCGAAGGGAATAATTGCTGTTCAATTGAGAACTCAACTGCGATTGCCTAGTCGTCACCACTACATGACTACCATTCCAATTATCGGGAAAGAACGTTTGCATCTTATCCCATGCATCAACACTCCACACATCATCAATTACAACTATAAACCTTCTATTGAATAAATATTTGTAGAGTGTTAATCCTACTTCATTTTCACTAATTTCTTCCTTTGTTGGCTTGAGAAAGCAACTCAAAAAGGATTTCTCTAATGTTAAAATTTTGGGAAACAGTAACCCATGCACAAACATCAAAACGCACCTTAATCAACGGTTGTGCATAAACAAGTTTAGCGAGAGTGGTCTTACTTATCCCTCCCATGCCTACAACAGGGATGACTCGGAGTTGGCGATCGTCTTGTCCATTGGTGAGCTTGTGCATGATTTCAAGTAATACATCATCAAACCCCACCATGATGGAAGATCTCGACGAACCACCAGATGTTGAGACACTTCTCTGGAGCTGAGCTTCGGACTCAGATACCTCTACTaatttcctttctcctctttgTGTTGATGTTTCTGAAATCTGAAACAATCTCAAAACATGCAAAGACTTACTCACACATCCCAGGCCCCAAAACCCCCCCCCTCATCGGAAACCTCCACCTCATGCTCCGCCCCGCCAAACACGGCCCCCTGATGCATCTCCAGCTCGGCGAGATCCACTCCGTCATCATCTCCTCCGTCGACTTCGCCAAACAAGTGGTCAGAACTCACGACATAAACTTCGCGAACCGGCCCCCGGGGCTGATGATGGGGAAACTCACCTACAATTACTCCGACATCGTCGCAGCCCCAGTGGCGACAAAAGAGTGGAGGAGACTTTGAGCCTCTGCAAACAGATGGCTTGTTGTGAAGGAGAAGGATCTCCGGCTAATCTGTCGGGGATGACGTCGTACGATGTTACAACGAGGGTGGTGGTCGGGGCAAAGACTTGTATAATCCGTCGAGCTGGCGACGGGGTTCTTGTTGGCCGATCTCTATCCTTCCATCAGCTAGCTGCTTCCGTTGAAGACCCAACGGATGTATCGAAAATTAGACAAGCTGTTCGATAGCATCATAGAGCAGCATAAAGCCTTTGATTTGAGGAGAGCTCCTTTGATTTCAAAGGGAACCATCTGGAATGCATACCTTTTGGTGCAGGAAGGAGAATGTCATTCGGATTAGAGCTTCCGCTTCTCTATCATTTTGATTGGAAAATGCCCAACATGAAGATTTGGATATGACGGAGGCCTTTGGTGAAACACCCTTTGCATTTGGTTCCTATTGTATTGTTAAACGACCTTTGCCTGCAAGTGCCTCACTGATTTATATATGGCTTCTGTATTCTCGTGTTCTTGGAGTGACGATAGGTAATTTAGAGCACTAATAAGCACGATAAACGAAATTATTATCCCTTAAATTCCTACTAGTGCCTACAATTACAGTAAAAGAGTAATAATTAGATAATTAaagaacaaaacaaataaaaatagagtaaaagagtaataaaataagaatatgGTTTTAATGTCATTTTCAAAATTACTCATGGATTTTGCCCATACATAGTCAGTCATATGAGATCACATCAAAATTGGATCTCATTCTACACcaccatttttcctttttcaggGAGGATGTGTATTCAGTGCGTGGGCAATGACTGAGGTGATGAAAAACCCTTAGCACACTCACCAACCCACAAGAACAAGTGTACGACAAGGGATATGTTATGTAGACGAAGAAGACAAGTTTGAGCAGCTCAAGTACCTCAACAAAATTGCATTTCTCACTAattcacaaacacaaaagaaCCATGTACTACTGTGTTGTTTGAGTGGGAGACTAGTGAACTCTTATGCTATTAGTCCACCTGCCTCCATTCCATCTAATATCTATTTAGACAGTCAATACATTATTTGAAACAAaccaaaaatttattatttcaaacaaaaataaacaagCCAATGAATTTATTACTTGCAACAAATTTAAGCAAATAAACAAGCCAACTGGTAGCAACAAAAATAAAGAGTTACACATTCAATGGATTGAACTAGCAAACACGCTCAAACAGTACTTGCAACAAATTTAAGCAAATAAACAAGCCAACTGGTAGTAACAAAATGGACTCTGTAATTAAGAGTTACAAATTCAATGGAACTAGCAAACCTGCTCAAACAGTACTTGCAAAGAAATACGCTCAATACAGAACACAACGAAAACAGTTGGTGTCAATCCCCAACAACTACTTCCGACATAAGCGGCCTGCCTCATCAGTCCATGAACAGACAGACAGACAGAGACAGAGATTACATCTGCAGATGAGTAATAAATAACCCTTATCAAATCACACTCACTATTAAGGAATATGCAATTGACACTAATGAGTTGCTACAAGCTATAACCAGCACATTTCTGTCTATATATGTTTACCTACAAACTGAAAATGGAAACCAATGTACCATCATATGCATTATTGTAACAGCCTCATTACCTCAATGTTTCAGATTAAAAATAGTCTATCTCAACTTGAAAGTTGGGGCTTGCGAGTCTCCGTAGCGCTTGGTTGCTGCTGTTGTTGAAGAGCACAACTCGAACTTGTAATTCATCTTGCTCCTCTGCTATCGTCTTGGCAGACTCCACCACTGATTCCCTGCAATATTCCAAGTGAATTGATTGCATTGTTGGTATTTCACCAATTTCACAAGGGATCTCCTCCAATTCCTTTGTTGCGTAAAGACGAAGTTTCTCAAGGCATGGAATGTGAGAGCTATCTGTTATCCAGGATACCAAATGACACCATTTCAGTTCCAAGAATTTGAGGCTTGGGAACTGTTCTTCACTTGTTTCCCACACGCCATTTTGGAAACCAGCTCGTTCCAATTTAAGCTTCTGTAGAAGAGGTAATGCACCTATGTTTTTTAGCATCTCTTCATTCACATCCCAATTGGAGTGGTGTGATCCCAAGCTCAACTTCTTAAGAGAGTGTGGGAAGGTATTCCCTTTAACCTGGCACCAATTAGTATAGGACTCTAGTGTATTCATGGACTCAAGATTTTGAAACTCTCCACTAGTTATTGCCAATTTCTTTATGTTGGGGAAACTCAAATCCAAATCCGAATCCCTAAGTTTAACTCCTTTGAGCGTTTGTAGTTCGTGCATGATGACAACATTTCCATTACGAGGACGTGGTAGACCCATTGCTCCTTTATAGGATTCAAAATGCCTAAGTTGAGGCATCatccaaaaacttgatgcaacAAAACTTGTAGAATGCAAAATGATCAGTGTGTGTAAATTCCAAAGAAAAGTAACTGCAGAAGGGATATAATACATCCACCCAACAGCAAGATACCGTGCGTTCACAAACTGGAACAAAGCATGTAACAAATAATCGCGGCTTGCACATCTATTGGTACCAAGAGCTTTCAATGTCCTCAGCAGTCTTGACTCAGGCATCAGAACAACTTCATCACTATGACATGAAAGCGTATGAGCAAGCTGCAAAGATTGTAAGCCATCACGAACCCTGTCCATtaaagtgcctccaagaataaCAACACAACGTTGCCTATTTAAGGCCTGAGACTTATGTTTCCCTGTCACATAATAAAAGCCCTCTTTCTCAGCTTCTCTGCAACAAAGGTCTCTCAATAGATCATGAACTTTGCAGTACTTTATGTTTCCAGTACACCCTAACTCATGAACTAGAATGAGATTTCTATCAACTAGCTCATATAAGTACCCCTTTGCGCTCGTTTCCAAGCTTTTCCCACTTTGTGGTCTTAGAAACCCTTCCGAAACCCACAACTTGACGAGTGTTGAGACATGAACTGTATGGTCTTCATCAAACACTCCCATGTATAGAAAACATGGCTTCAAATACATTGGCAAATAACTGTAGCTTAGTTTTAGAATTTTCAAGCAAAAATCATCATCAGCCGAATTCACTACTGAACTTGAGTTTTTTCTTATTGATTCCCAACATTCTTTAGTGTGTTCCACCTTTTTCAAAACACCTCCCACCACCACAATTGCTAAAGGAAGTCCTCTGCAATTCTCTACAATTTTCTTCCCAATTTCCTCCAATTCAACTGGACAACTTTCCTCCCCAAACACAGAGATGGAGAATAGATCCCAGCTACTAACCTCATCTAATAACTTCAATCGAAGGCAATAATTGCTGTTCAATTGAGAACTCAACTGAGATTGCCTAGTCGTCACCACTATGCGACTACCATTCCAATTATCAGGAAAGAAATTTTGCATCTTATCCCATGCATCGATACTCCACATGTCATCCATAACAATTATAAACCTTCTATTGAATAAATATTTGTGGAGTGCTAATCCTACTTCATTTTCACTCATTTCACTCATTTCTTCCTTGCTTTTTTTGTTGGCTTGAGAAAGCAACTCAAAAAGGATTTCTCTAATGTCAAAATTTTGGGAAACAGTAACCCATGCACAAACATCAAAACGCTCCTTAATATAAGGATGTGCATAAACATGTTTAGCGAGAGTGGTCTTACCAATCCCTCCCAAGCCTACAACAGGGATGACTCGGAGTTGGCGATCGTCTTGTCCATTGGTGAGCTTGAGCATGATTTCAAGTAATACATCATCAAACCCCACCATGATGGAAGATCTCGACGAACCACCAGATGTAGATGTTGAGACACTTCTCTGGAGCTGAGCTTCGGACACAGATATCTTCATCGCCTCCTTCTTGACCAAATCCATGTCTTCTATCACTTTCTTCAAACATCGATAAAGATTATCAGCGTAACTGATTTTCCTGGCATGATTTTTGGGTTTCATTAGACATCCAAAGTAATTGGACAACATGAGCGGTTTACTTTGAGAGCTGGAGCCAGCAGAA from Salvia splendens isolate huo1 chromosome 4, SspV2, whole genome shotgun sequence encodes the following:
- the LOC121799562 gene encoding uncharacterized protein LOC121799562 — translated: MAFPSSFLLITLLSLALSQASSQALYSNATLAGIVTCINASIAAVKTYPLVPDARVDVVCGVLFVEKVIKTAHTNLEGVYSFSFNVADTALLSVPQMCYLKVAMPDNSCVFDPSGGFVKLPIVVGLRSGLGMVTYFIPGAPSYSRP
- the LOC121797728 gene encoding putative late blight resistance protein homolog R1B-8, producing MGVFDEDHTVRVSTLVKLWVSEGLLRPISGKSMETSAKEYLIELVDRNLILVHELRSTGCIKYCKVHDLLRDFCCREAGKDGFYHVIWQHKSQGSNRQRCVIIPRGTTKDEACEALRSVPLARSLVCHSLEVVPMPESKLLRTLKAYDRDRYGTHEYLLDDLFQFVNSRYLAVGVQFVGRMYGIPSSVSFLWNLHTLIIFHSTNFVASSFWMMPQLRHFESYKGALHLQRPPNGNVVIMYELQTLKGVDLWNLDWHLSFPNIKKLAIHSGEFQNLESMNTLESYTNWWQVKGNTFPHYLKKLSLGSHHSNWDVNEEMLKNIGALPLLQKLKLERAHFQKGVWETSEEQFPRRVGNVWDAINSLGILQRISRGVCQDNSRGPR
- the LOC121799576 gene encoding putative late blight resistance protein homolog R1A-10, whose translation is MRQAAYVGSSCWGLTPTVFVVFCIERISLQVLFEQISETSTQRGERKLVEVSESEAQLQRSVSTSGGSSRSSIMVGFDDVLLEIMHKLTNGQDDRQLRVIPVVGMGGISKTTLAKLVYAQPLIKPTKEEISENEVGLTLYKYLFNRRFIVVIDDVWSVDAWDKMQTFFPDNWNGSHVVVTTRQSQLSSQLNSNYSLRLKLLDEVSSWDLFSNSVFGKESCPVELEEIGKKIVENCRGLPLAIVVVGGVLKKVEHT
- the LOC121799579 gene encoding putative late blight resistance protein homolog R1B-16 — its product is MYDGVKQNGLNYLQCLSKLENFGCNTTEKDDIKHRPSPPISIDEQQAESLTQTVTSLQEFLETYNSPVANTSEADPLEIRIAEAAYAAQDVIESHIVDMIKLRRSSGETSTSAGSSSQSKPLMLSNYFGCLMKPKNHARKISYADNLYRCLKKVIEDMDLVKKEAMKISVSEAQLQRSVSTSTSGGSSRSSIMVGFDDVLLEIMLKLTNGQDDRQLRVIPVVGLGGIGKTTLAKHVYAHPYIKERFDVCAWVTVSQNFDIREILFELLSQANKKSKEEMSEMSENEVGLALHKYLFNRRFIIVMDDMWSIDAWDKMQNFFPDNWNGSRIVVTTRQSQLSSQLNSNYCLRLKLLDEVSSWDLFSISVFGEESCPVELEEIGKKIVENCRGLPLAIVVVGGVLKKVEHTKECWESIRKNSSSVVNSADDDFCLKILKLSYSYLPMYLKPCFLYMGVFDEDHTVHVSTLVKLWVSEGFLRPQSGKSLETSAKGYLYELVDRNLILVHELGCTGNIKYCKVHDLLRDLCCREAEKEGFYYVTGKHKSQALNRQRCVVILGGTLMDRVRDGLQSLQLAHTLSCHSDEVVLMPESRLLRTLKALGTNRCASRDYLLHALFQFVNARYLAVGWMYYIPSAVTFLWNLHTLIILHSTSFVASSFWMMPQLRHFESYKGAMGLPRPRNGNVVIMHELQTLKGVKLRDSDLDLSFPNIKKLAITSGEFQNLESMNTLESYTNWCQVKGNTFPHSLKKLSLGSHHSNWDVNEEMLKNIGALPLLQKLKLERAGFQNGVWETSEEQFPSLKFLELKWCHLVSWITDSSHIPCLEKLRLYATKELEEIPCEIGEIPTMQSIHLEYCRESVVESAKTIAEEQDELQVRVVLFNNSSNQALRRLASPNFQVEIDYF